A DNA window from Aminiphilus circumscriptus DSM 16581 contains the following coding sequences:
- a CDS encoding CobW family GTP-binding protein, translated as MSAPCSVFLLTGFLGSGKTTVLRHLLETLPGKTEREGPLRCGVLVNEFGKVSIDGPLLRKGRAQVPLWEINRGSIFCYCAKGDFLRTLLTDVRHSAPTLLLVEASGVADPTDLERDFARPILSPLYRLVRNICVVDAPRFEETQDLFPLVSKQVLTAHLLLVNKCDLLSPNERERLGQRLRKLNPAAALRFTSFAAATPGCDLVSWDDLFPAADEAPHATGKRLPFRDEPKNGGENDNALPPLPSEEELEILLDRILQDPEGSLGPSEFFSQTVYWKSDESGDNDAAEPEGSVRSGKDLFEKEHSGSDAPDAEQKTPLPEGPGKLPLRFERLLRSLPADLVRGKGFLRDSAGRLLHYDQTGSTWSVKPYDGPLPPGLGERNCAVFIRRRRDHREIPRLFADVGLEVTDHVL; from the coding sequence ATGTCCGCACCATGCAGCGTTTTTCTCCTCACGGGATTTCTCGGTAGCGGCAAGACTACGGTGCTGCGGCACCTCCTTGAGACCCTTCCCGGAAAAACCGAAAGGGAGGGGCCTCTGCGCTGCGGCGTGCTCGTCAACGAATTCGGCAAAGTGAGCATCGACGGCCCTCTGCTCCGGAAGGGACGAGCGCAGGTCCCCCTCTGGGAGATCAATCGGGGGTCCATCTTCTGCTACTGCGCCAAGGGGGATTTCTTGCGCACGCTGCTCACGGACGTGCGACACAGCGCACCGACCCTTCTCCTGGTCGAGGCCAGCGGTGTCGCGGACCCCACCGACCTAGAGCGGGACTTCGCCCGGCCCATCCTCTCCCCTCTCTACCGGCTGGTGCGGAACATTTGTGTCGTGGACGCCCCTCGCTTCGAGGAGACGCAGGACCTGTTCCCCCTGGTGAGCAAACAGGTCCTGACCGCACATCTTTTGCTGGTCAACAAATGCGACCTCCTCTCCCCAAACGAACGGGAGCGCCTGGGGCAACGTCTTCGGAAACTTAATCCCGCGGCGGCGCTCCGCTTCACCAGCTTCGCCGCGGCGACGCCCGGCTGCGACCTCGTTTCCTGGGACGACCTCTTCCCCGCTGCCGATGAGGCTCCGCACGCCACCGGAAAGCGCCTGCCCTTCCGGGACGAGCCGAAAAACGGCGGAGAGAACGACAACGCGCTTCCGCCCCTTCCCTCGGAGGAGGAACTCGAAATCCTTCTCGACCGCATTCTCCAAGACCCGGAGGGCTCCCTTGGCCCCTCGGAGTTCTTCTCCCAAACCGTGTACTGGAAAAGCGACGAGAGCGGCGACAACGACGCCGCCGAACCGGAGGGATCCGTCCGCTCCGGAAAGGACCTCTTCGAAAAAGAGCACTCCGGCAGCGATGCGCCGGACGCAGAACAGAAAACACCGCTCCCCGAGGGACCCGGAAAACTCCCGCTGCGTTTCGAGCGGCTTCTCCGGTCCCTGCCCGCCGACCTGGTGCGGGGAAAGGGGTTTCTCCGGGATTCGGCGGGACGCCTTCTCCATTACGACCAGACCGGAAGCACCTGGAGCGTGAAACCCTATGACGGCCCCCTTCCTCCGGGGCTGGGGGAGCGAAACTGTGCCGTCTTCATCCGCCGCCGGAGGGACCACCGGGAAATTCCCCGGCTCTTCGCCGACGTCGGCCTGGAGGTGACGGATCATGTGCTCTGA
- a CDS encoding FAD-dependent oxidoreductase: protein MKTGRIVVVGGGWGGCAAALAAARAGAEVTLCERTDMLLGTGLVGGIFRNNGRFTAAEEMTALGSDVFLLMDACARHTNVAFPGHAHASLYDVYRMEPEIRRALEKAGVNVRCRASVSDIRMEETSGDGSAAPRKHISAVRLRSGESIEGDAFVDATGTSATPANCNRYGSGCAMCILRCHTFLPRVSLTTKAGVEEWDGCREDGTPGAMSGSCKLMKDSLAPEIRKELEERGVCIVPIPASPDTREKKLSLKACQQYALKEFAENVVLLDTGPAKLMSPYYPLDLLRTIPGFENARFEDPIAGGQGNSMRYFGFARCTVAMQARGQVDNLFCAGERGGAMVGHTEAVVTGELAGHNSVRRALDMPLLTFPTSLTVGDYIESVTAMMETEEGRRTKFTFSGSVYFERMRRLGLYCTDPEAIRRRVVSSSFAGVLAQPLLPR from the coding sequence ATGAAAACAGGTCGCATCGTCGTCGTCGGTGGAGGCTGGGGTGGCTGTGCCGCCGCCTTGGCAGCGGCAAGAGCGGGAGCGGAGGTAACCCTCTGCGAGCGCACGGACATGCTCCTCGGAACGGGTCTGGTGGGGGGGATCTTCCGCAACAACGGACGCTTCACCGCCGCGGAGGAGATGACCGCCCTGGGAAGCGATGTCTTCCTCCTCATGGATGCCTGCGCACGCCACACGAACGTGGCGTTCCCCGGACACGCCCACGCAAGTCTCTACGACGTGTACCGCATGGAACCGGAGATACGGAGAGCGCTGGAGAAGGCCGGCGTGAACGTGCGCTGCCGCGCCTCCGTGTCGGACATCCGCATGGAGGAAACGTCCGGCGACGGAAGCGCCGCCCCCCGGAAACATATCTCCGCCGTGCGCCTGCGGAGCGGCGAATCCATCGAAGGAGATGCCTTCGTGGACGCCACGGGGACCTCCGCCACGCCCGCCAACTGCAACCGCTACGGCAGCGGCTGCGCCATGTGCATTCTGCGGTGCCACACCTTCCTCCCCCGGGTAAGCCTCACCACCAAAGCAGGCGTGGAGGAGTGGGACGGTTGCCGGGAAGACGGCACACCCGGGGCGATGAGCGGCTCCTGCAAACTGATGAAGGATTCCCTCGCTCCGGAGATCCGGAAGGAGCTGGAGGAACGGGGCGTCTGCATCGTTCCCATTCCCGCCTCTCCGGACACACGCGAGAAAAAACTCTCCCTCAAGGCCTGCCAGCAGTACGCTCTGAAGGAATTCGCGGAGAACGTGGTCCTGCTTGACACGGGTCCCGCCAAGCTCATGAGCCCCTACTACCCCCTCGACCTGCTCCGGACAATTCCCGGGTTCGAAAACGCCCGTTTCGAGGACCCCATCGCGGGAGGACAGGGAAACTCCATGCGCTACTTCGGCTTCGCCCGCTGCACCGTCGCCATGCAGGCCCGGGGACAGGTGGACAATCTCTTCTGCGCGGGGGAGCGCGGAGGCGCCATGGTGGGACACACCGAGGCAGTGGTGACGGGAGAACTGGCGGGACACAACAGCGTCCGCAGAGCCCTAGACATGCCGCTTCTCACGTTCCCCACCTCCCTTACCGTAGGAGACTACATCGAATCCGTAACGGCCATGATGGAGACCGAGGAGGGACGGCGAACGAAATTCACCTTCTCCGGCTCGGTCTACTTCGAGCGTATGCGGCGCCTGGGCCTGTACTGTACGGACCCGGAGGCGATCCGGCGCCGGGTGGTATCCTCCTCGTTCGCGGGAGTGCTGGCGCAACCTCTGCTGCCGCGCTAG